One segment of Eschrichtius robustus isolate mEscRob2 chromosome 3, mEscRob2.pri, whole genome shotgun sequence DNA contains the following:
- the TNFRSF1B gene encoding tumor necrosis factor receptor superfamily member 1B has product MVPTAFWAALAVGLQLWAAGRAVPAQAVFIPYVPEPGSSCRLQEYYDTKVQMCCNKCPPGYHVHSLCNKTSDTVCDSCKSSTYTQLWNLVPACFSCNSRCSSDQLETQACTTKQNRICTCKPGWYCTLGRQEGCRLCVPLRKCGPGFGVARPGTATSNVACAPCAPGTFSDTTSSTDTCRPHRICSSVAVRGTSEMDAVCTSVLPTLKGTPGPALTRSQHVEPTPGPSTAPSTSVRLTMVPGPPSYPVEGRNTANISFPIGLIVGVTALGLLIIVLVNCVIMTQKKKKPFCLHGDAKVPHLPADKARSAPGLEQQHLLTTAPSSSSSSLESAASATDRRAPSRPQLQAPGVEKAGGSGEAPASCGSSAEASSGGHGTQVNVTCIVNVCSSSDHSSQCPSQASSTRDTDTSPSGSPKDEQVPFSKEECPFQSQPGAPETLLQSPEEKPLPLGVPDAGMKPS; this is encoded by the exons GCTGTGTTTATCCCCTATGTCCCGGAGCCCGGAAGCTCGTGCCGGCTGCAAGAATACTACGACACAAAGGTCCAGATGTGCTGCAACAAGTGTCCACCAG GCTACCACGTACACTCCTTATGCAACAAGACCTCAGACACCGTGTGTGACTCCTGCAAGAGCAGCACATACACCCAGCTCTGGAACTTGGTCCCCGCGTGCTTTAGCTGTAACTCCCGCTGCAGCTCTG ACCAGTTGGAAACTCAAGCCTGCACAACAAAACAGAACCGCATCTGCACCTGCAAGCCGGGCTGGTACTGCACCCTGGGAAGACAGGAGGGGTGCCGGCTGTGCGTGCCACTGCGCAAATGTGGCCCTGGCTTCGGCGTGGCCAGACCGG GAACTGCAACATCAAATGTGGCGTGCGCTCCCTGTGCCCCAGGGACGTTCTCCGACACAACGTCATCCACGGACACTTGCAGGCCCCACCGGAT ctgtAGCTCGGTGGCCGTCCGTGGCACCTCAGAGATGGATGCAGTCTGCACGTCTGTGCTCCCCACCCTGAAAGGGACCCCGGGCCCAGCCCTCACAAGATCCCAACACGTGGAGCCGACTCCAGGGCCCAGCACGGCTCCAAGCACCTCCGTCCGGCTCACGATGGTCCCAGGTCCTCCAAGTTACCCAGTTGAAGGGCGCAACACAGCAAACATCTCTTTTCCCATTG GACTGATTGTAGGTGTGACAGCGTTGGGTCTGCTGATAATAGTCCTGGTGAACTGTGTCATCATGACCCAGAAAAAAA AGAAGCCCTTCTGCCTGCACGGAGACGCCAAGGTG CCGCATCTGCCAGCTGACAAGGCTCGAAGTGCCCCAGGCCTCGAGCAGCAGCACCTGCTGACCACGGCGCCAAGCTCCAGCAGCAGTTCCCTGGAGAGTGCGGCCAGCGCCACGGACAGGAGGGCGCCCTCCAGGCCCCAGCTGCAGGCGCCGGGCGTGGAGAAGGCCGGCGGGTCTGGGGAGGCCCCGGCCAGCTGTGGGAGCTCAG CAGAGGCATCGTCTGGCGGCCACGGGACCCAGGTCAATGTCACCTGCATCGTCAACGTTTGCAGCAGCTCTGACCACAGCTCTCAATGCCCCTCCCAGGCCAGCTCCACGAGGGACACAGACACCAGCCCCTCCGGCTCCCCGAAAGATGAGCAGGTCCCCTTCTCCAAGGAGGAATGCCCTTTCCAGTCCCAGCCGGGGGCTCCAGAGACTCTGCTGCAGAGCCCAGAGGAGAAGCCCCTGCCCCTCGGTGTGCCTGATGCCGGGATGAAGCCCAGCTAA